One window of the Oncorhynchus keta strain PuntledgeMale-10-30-2019 chromosome 31, Oket_V2, whole genome shotgun sequence genome contains the following:
- the LOC118380821 gene encoding zinc finger protein OZF-like translates to MSNIQLLRVFLSQRLTMAAEEIFGVIEETIAEYQEENSRLRSMLDVVIKPDILLHRIDIQQSTHHPVSEKEVLPEQQHCEQEWSPRLGKEDPHYIQIKEEPEELESSLKNDYNHQDLTQSSLLYETQSEDYEETYCLPSTSTAQRNYSLPSTLTEQNMIQIKSELDAEDNGVSEPSREPQPLFAENLESSAAQSKNIKCVKGVECRPLSGSKPLKSKRSPSKRLQTVRKQSAYIHCKFCGMYFSYLASLVNHARKHAQDKECLCGVCGIHLESTESMLDHLETHVGAKVCHVCGTFFPGSAELNDHMKIHPGEKSFRCPDCGKCFRKNPDLTAHKRIHTGERPYRCQFCGKGFSQSGNLAVHMKSHSGEKPHCCPVCGKCFSSKPYMNTHMKIHTGERPFCCRLCGKCFIRNPDLTVHMRTHTGVKPYKCQYCGQGFKQNYHRKLHMKIHMGKPTSLPSL, encoded by the exons ATGTCTAATATACAGTTGTTGAGAGTGTTTCTCAGCCAGAGATTGACAATGGCAGCTGAGGAGATATTCGGCGTCATTGAAGAAACGATAGCAGAGTACCAGGAAGAGAACAGCCGTCTGCGTAGCATGCTCGATGTAGTTATTAAACCAGATATACTATTACACAGAATAG ACATCCAACAGTCCACCCACCACCCTGTATCTGAAAAGGAGGTTCTCCCTGAGCAGCAACACTGTGAGCAGGAGTGGAGCCCCAGGCTGGGGAAGGAAGACCCACATTACATACAGATAAAAGAGGAACCGGAGGAACTAGAGTCATCTTTGAAAAATGACTACAACCACCAGGACCTGACTCAGTCCTCACTTCTTTATGAAACCCAAAGTGAAGACTATGAAGAGACGTACTGTCTTCCCAGCACCTCAACTGCACAGAGGAACTACTCTCTACCCAGCACCTTAACTGAACAGAACATGATACAGATCAAATCAGAACTTGATGCAGAAGACAATGGAGTATCAGAACCATCCCGTGAGCCTCAGCCCCTATTTGCAGAAAATCTAGAGTCTTCTGCAGCTCAGAGTAAAAACATTAAATGTGTCAAAGGGGTAGAGTGTAGACCTCTGTCAGGTTCAAAGCCACTTAAATCCAAGAGATCACCATCAAAGAGATTACAGACAGTAAGAAAACAAAGTGCCTATATCCACTGTAAATTTTGTGGAATGTATTTCTCCTACTTAGCTTCTTTAGTGAATCATGCAAGAAAGCATGCACAGGACAAAGAATGTctatgtggtgtgtgtggaaTACACTTAGAGTCCACAGAAAGCATGTTAGATCATCTAGAAACCCACGTTGGAGCTAAAGTTTGTCATGTTTGTGGTACATTTTTCCCTGGAAGTGCTGAGCTGAATGATCATATGAAGATTCACCCAGGGGAGAAATCGTTTCGCTGTCCTGATTGTGGCAAGTGTTTCAGAAAAAATCCAGATCTCACAGCACACAAGAGGATTCATACAGGGGAGAGACCGTACCGCTGCCAGTTTTGTGGCAAAGGATTCAGTCAGAGTGGAAACCTGGCTGTACATATGAAGAGCCACTCTGGTGAGAAACCGCATTGCTGCCCTGTTTGTGGGAAATGTTTCAGCAGTAAACCTTATATGAACACACACATGAAGATTCACACAGGGGAGAGGCCATTTTGCTGTCGTTTATGCGGAAAATGTTTCATAAGAAACCCTGATCTGACAGTCCACATGAGGACTCATACAGGGGTGAAACCATATAAGTGCCAGTATTGTGGCCAAGGATTCAAGCAGAATTATCACCGGAAACTACACATGAAGATCCACATGGGAAAACCCACATCATTGCCATCTTTGTGA